In Cervus elaphus chromosome 27, mCerEla1.1, whole genome shotgun sequence, the genomic stretch AATAGCTAACcttcatatataaattttatcattgcatttttcttaacttttaaaattccccCAAAATAGACAATAATTGTTATGCTTTTCCCCTCCTACTCACTTCTCACTTCACCCCTACTCACTTCTCAACCTATCATCATGTCTATGCCATTTAGCTCCTTTACTTACTTCCGGACCTTGTGATTTTATTTCTAGACTTCCAAAAtggttttcctttctgttctttcttcctttttaaacttttctgaaaGCAAGATGATGATCATGCCATTCCCTGATTCATAGATCTTAATAGCTTTCCACTACCTTGAGAACAATATGCAGGAATATGAAATCTATTCCAACCATACCTAGTacttttgttttacagatgacaCCAAAGTGCAGAAAGTTGAAGTGTCTGCTTATTTAGCATGACACTTAACTGTCTTTTCTCctacttcattttaatttccacTTTATTCTTACTCTTTTAAGTACATGTTTCAGTCATTATTTTCCTACACACTTAAGCACAAGGGCATCATTCTTTCTTCAGCAGCACTCACTGCAGTGTCTgacactgaatatttattgaattagtgACTAAGCACCATACTCTGTATCATTTCTTGTATTTTATCACTTCTGTGCCTTTCTTGACTATTCCCTCCCTGCCCATATGCCTCTACTCCCATCCTTCAAAACTCAAATCTTGGGAACTCCACaaagcttttcctttctttccaatcGCAATTGAACCCTACCTCCTCTGAGCTCTTATAAGCATCTTGTCTACCTTAATGATTCTATTGAGCCATGTTTTCTGCATATGTCAGCCTTTATGACCAGACAATTCATGATTTCTGGGGACAGTGTATTCTTTGTGTATACtacaaaacctaaaaaaaaaaaaaaaaatgtcttgcaCATAATAATTTAACAAtgtgtattaaaatattaattggaTAATTATGGGGGATAGTCAAAGTAAATGACAGTAGCAGAATTTTAACAAATGGTTAATACCAGAAAGACAggttttcttacttttaaaaaactgtttttcagTTGAAAATATCAAGTATACATAGCCTATTATCAGTATGTATGTAAGAagtcaacaaagaaaacaaagtctgatgAATGTTGCCATTAAAAAAAGATCAACAGATCTTTTTACTTGTAAACAGGATATGCTATATGAATTAGTCATGAAGGTTATTACTTTAGCTAACATTTTGTTCAATCTATAGATGACAGGATACACATAGTAGTAATCTTCATACTTTAacatatggaatttaaaacaattatttcatatattcagAAACTGCAATTAAATGGTAgtgttgaaataatttcagacctCTAAAGTTTATGGATGGGCTGCATTATTAAGAGCAAAACAAATTCATGTTTGCTGTGAACATCACAGAAACTTGAAAACTTGTGCTCACTAGGAAGAACAaaacttggcaaaaaaaaaaaaaaaaaacctttcagaaAATGGGGCACTAGAGTTTTATAGTTAACAAGTTTCATACCAGAATAGCATAGCATGTTCACACACAGGGAATTTAATAGCTAGAATTAGCATAAAGTAGAACTCTCCAGCTGTCAGGAGATAAGTAGTATGCCAGTTATCAGAGTGAACGACAAGATAACGGAAGGGTTTAAGTTTTCCCTACATTCTCTAAAATAACTTCTCTGCAACTGGTGATCTGGGCTCACTAAAGGTGTGAGATTATAACACTAATACATTTCTTTCTGCACTCTGATTACACACACCACCACACTGATTTTTACAATATCTGGTAACATTCTGCATTAACACTGTTAGACATTTCTTATAATGATAGAAACTTTCCTCTTGTGGACTGTGTTTGATTAAAAGACTAGAGCTTTTCTTAACATTACAGCAGACagaaatttttttccattgttgctgacattcataaaatttttttcacattaaagaTTTTCTTCCCTCTACCCACAGGATTCATTCTCAGAATTTTTCTTTAGTAATGTCTGAGCTCTGAGTTAAGCTTTTCATTACAAAAATTGAATTACTATGTTTTctctgtagtgtgtgtgtgtgtgtgtgtttaatgtagCATGAGAGCTGAACATTGATTAAAACCTTTATCATAATCAATAGCATTCCTAAGATTTTTTTCTGGCAGAGCATCTCTAGTACTGAATAAAGTTGGGGTATACACTAAAGGTTTTCCCACATTCAAAGTGTTTTCCCCAGAATGAATTTTCTCATGATGATTAAGATCAGAGAGCCGGCTAAAACTTCTACTGCACTGAACGCACCTGTGGGGTTTCTTTCTCGTGTGGATTCTCTGGTGTTCAGTAAGATCAGTGCATGTGCTGAAGGCTTTTctacacacatcacatttatatggatTTTCATTCGTGTGGATTCTTTGATGGTTAATGACATCAGAGCTCcgactaaagcctttgccacactGATCACATGGGTATGGTTTCTCCCCGGTATGGATCCTCTGATGTAGGACAAGAGCTGAACACTGACTGAATGCCTTCCCACACTCATTACATTTATACGGTTTTTCCCCAGTGTGGATCCTCTGGTGCTTGATGAGGTCTGAGTTCTGACTGAAACTTTTGCTGCACTGTGTGCACGgatatggtttttctccagtgtgaattctctgatgaagaATAAGGTCAGAACTCTGACTGAAAGCTTTCTCACAACAATCACAATGATAGGGTTTTTCTCCAGAGTGTACTCTCTGATGTTTAGTGAGGTCTGAGCTTTGACTAAAACTTTTATTGCACTGATCACATGtgtatggtttctctccagtgtgtatTCTTTGATGTTTCACAAGGTCTGAACGACGACTAAAACTTTTAGTACAATCACTACACGGATAGGGTTTCTCGCCAGTGTGGATTCTCTGATGCAGAATAAGATTTGAGCTTTGACTAAAGGTTTTCCCACACTCATCACACTCATAGGGTTTCTCACCTGTATGAATTCTATAATGTTTAATAAGGTCCGATCTTCGACTAAACATTTTACTGCACTGGTTACAGGggtaaggcttctctccagtatgaattcgttGATGATTAATAAGATCTGAAAGCCTACTGAAGGTTTTGCTACACTGATTACATggatatggtttctctccagtgtggattCTCTGATGCAGAATAAGAACTGAGCTCTGATTAAaagctttcccacattcattacatttatagggtttctctccagtgtggatcCTTCGATGTTTAATAAGGTCTGAGTTCTGACTGAAACTTTTGTTACACTGATTACATggatatggtttctctccagtgtggattCTCTGATGTAGAATAAGATCTGAGCTCTGACTGAAGGCTTTTCCACACACATCGCACTTATATGGTTTCTCACCAGTGTGGATTCTTTGATGTTTTATAACATCAGAACTCTGACTAAAATGTTTATTACACTGGCTACAtgtataaggcttctctccagtatggattCTCTGATGTTTAACCAGGTCTGAGCGCTGGCTAAAACTTTTACTACAATGACTGCATTGATAGGGTTTTTCTCCTGTATGGATTCTCTGATGTATAATAAGATCAGAGCTCTgactgaaggctttcccacattcatcacatttgtaaggtttctcaccAGTGTGGACTCTTTGATGTTTAATAAGGTCTGAGCTCCGACTGAAACTTTTAATGCACCAATTACAAGGATAgggtttctccccagtatgaattctctgatgcagAACCAGGGCTGAGCTCACATTAAAGGCCTTTCCACACTGAtcacattcatagggtttctcccagtgggttcTTTGATGCCTAATAAGGCCTGCACTACAAGTAAAGCTTTGCCCACATTCATCACAGTTGTGCTGTCTTCTTTTAAAGAGGTTCTGATCCTTTTCATTGAATTTATCCTCAAGTTCAAAGAATTCTCTGCATTCAGAATCCTGGAGAACATCATTTCTGGGGTTGCCAGACTCTTCAGTCAATGGTTCAACTTTTGCTGTAATTTTCTCCTTAGAAGCCATCTCTCCAACACTGGCCTTAGTCACACCAtctaaaacaataaacaaaatatagatGGAACATGTTCTCCATACTGTAAGAAATTTCAAGGTGAAAAGATTAGTATTTTCCTATGAAATGTCACAGTGTAGGAGTGCTCCAAAAcactgaaaattaataaataatgaataactgTTTATTAAAGTGGCTTCTCAGATATGTTCTGTATATGTTTGTCACAAGAAGAGATCTGTGAATACTGAAATCTAATTACAGTAATTAGGAAAGTTTGACTATTTAGAGCTAATACATAAGCAACTTACTGGTATATGTAAAGTAGGCAGTATGAATGAAAACTTCAGTGACGGAGCTggaaggagggaaaagggaaaaagaggaggaggcagTGGCAGCCAGGCGGTCACTGTGAGCGTACACCAACCAGGCTGCTCATGTGCTGTCCAGGGGGAAAGAAAGAGGCATCAAGCCCAGGAATGGTTAGGAAAGAAGCCTGAATTTTCAAAAATAGGTCTATGTAGTCCTCTACCTCTTTTGTCTTGATTATTAGAAGAAAGTGACCAAGAAAACATGATCCTTTTGAGGACAACTATATTTAGTGTCCAAACGTCCTTACTAAGGTGtgtaaatcagaaaaagattAGGGAGGTAGGATCAGAAATCtcttttgagttgattttttagGAAGTTATTCCTATGCTCAACAATACCAGATGTATTGGTAGAGAACATGAGAGCTCCACCAAAATTCTTGAGACTATCAGCCCATTCTTAAGAGGTGTTTACTATAAAAGGTACATCACTGTCAGGCTGCAAATGGTCTAGAGAGCTAAAAACATGACAGAGATTAATTTCAAGGGCTAAAATCCAAAATCCCAAGCCTCCAAGTGGACATTTCTCCTCTTTGCCAGAGGCAAAGGCTACTGGAAAAAGTAAAGTATTGGGGTAAATCTAAATGGGCCTGAATGTCTCATGGAGTTTACAGTATATAtgtagaattaaaatatatggcaaaaataGCATAAGAGGAGGAAGGTAAATGGAACCAAAATATTACAAGGTCTTTGGATTATCCTAGAAATAGTAAACTAAGATAAACTGgaataaattaaatatgtatgttGTGATTTCTAAGGCAGCCTTTTTCAAACAGGGTTCCACAAGAAAATATTATGAGTGACTGTTTTCTTAATTCTCCCAAAGATGGTAGAAAGCTAGTACATCAACAGATGTATAGGAGAAACATTAATATGTTACTTACAGCGAATGCCTCAGAGCATTTTGGCTTAATTTTCTCACAGAATCACAGTTGAGAAAGCCTATGAGGTGAAAGCTATAAGGTGACAGGTAAGTAACAATACAAGGATGTACAAACAATAAGCtgatagaggaaaaaaatggaaaaacaaaaaacttgataatgtaaataaatcaggcacatgaagagaaaaagaaaaacaaaaaagaaacaaaagatgggataaaataaaaacaaaaaatacatttaaatggtACATTTAAATCCTAACATCAACTATGTTACATGTAAATTAACTACTTtaataaaaggcaaagaaaaactaatagctaacatcatacttaatggttaAACATTACATAGTTTTCTCCTAGGAAGAAGCGAGGAAAACAAGAACATgttaccacttttattcaacactgtACAACTTCTATTCACTATTCATAGACAATGCAatataacatgaaaaataaatgatatatacaAGAAAGACGTCAAACTGTATTACAGATTATGCAATCATGTATACAGAAAATCCTGAAGTGTCTTACCTGATTGCATTTCCgtatactagcaatgaacaattagaacctataattaaaaacattttctcagttgcactaaaaaatgaaatacttagaagCAAATTCAACAAGGTATGTGCAATATCTGcataatgaaaactataaaacttgctaagagaaattaaagacttAGAAATATATGCCATCATCTACATATAGGaagattttatattgttaagatGATAAATTCTTCCCAAAGTGATCtgtggattcaatgcaatctgaATCAAATTCTCAGCAGGCCTTTTTGTAGAAACTGACAAACCAATTCTAAACTCTGTGTAGAAAGTCAGAGAAAGGtctaaacaattttgaaaaagaacaaaactggagagcttatactacaaagctatagtaatcaaggcAGTGAGATCCTGGCAAGGATAGACATATCCATTAACTGAATAGAACAGAGTCTATAAACAGATCTAAATATGTATGTACAAATGGCATTCAACAAAGTTGCCAAGAtaattcaatggtgaaaaagtaGTTTCTTTTCAAAAACGAGTGTTACAAGTGGgtattataataacaaaaattaactctGACTCTGTTCTTTAcctattgagccaccagggaagcccctccttatactataaacaaaaattaactagaggggcttccctggtggctcagtagtaaagaatctgcctgccaatgcaggagatgtaggttcaatccctgatccagatagatcccacatgccac encodes the following:
- the LOC122684900 gene encoding zinc finger protein 271 isoform X1, which translates into the protein MQSDGVTKASVGEMASKEKITAKVEPLTEESGNPRNDVLQDSECREFFELEDKFNEKDQNLFKRRQHNCDECGQSFTCSAGLIRHQRTHWEKPYECDQCGKAFNVSSALVLHQRIHTGEKPYPCNWCIKSFSRSSDLIKHQRVHTGEKPYKCDECGKAFSQSSDLIIHQRIHTGEKPYQCSHCSKSFSQRSDLVKHQRIHTGEKPYTCSQCNKHFSQSSDVIKHQRIHTGEKPYKCDVCGKAFSQSSDLILHQRIHTGEKPYPCNQCNKSFSQNSDLIKHRRIHTGEKPYKCNECGKAFNQSSVLILHQRIHTGEKPYPCNQCSKTFSRLSDLINHQRIHTGEKPYPCNQCSKMFSRRSDLIKHYRIHTGEKPYECDECGKTFSQSSNLILHQRIHTGEKPYPCSDCTKSFSRRSDLVKHQRIHTGEKPYTCDQCNKSFSQSSDLTKHQRVHSGEKPYHCDCCEKAFSQSSDLILHQRIHTGEKPYPCTQCSKSFSQNSDLIKHQRIHTGEKPYKCNECGKAFSQCSALVLHQRIHTGEKPYPCDQCGKGFSRSSDVINHQRIHTNENPYKCDVCRKAFSTCTDLTEHQRIHTRKKPHRCVQCSRSFSRLSDLNHHEKIHSGENTLNVGKPLVYTPTLFSTRDALPEKNLRNAIDYDKGFNQCSALMLH
- the LOC122684900 gene encoding zinc finger protein 271 isoform X2 — translated: MASKEKITAKVEPLTEESGNPRNDVLQDSECREFFELEDKFNEKDQNLFKRRQHNCDECGQSFTCSAGLIRHQRTHWEKPYECDQCGKAFNVSSALVLHQRIHTGEKPYPCNWCIKSFSRSSDLIKHQRVHTGEKPYKCDECGKAFSQSSDLIIHQRIHTGEKPYQCSHCSKSFSQRSDLVKHQRIHTGEKPYTCSQCNKHFSQSSDVIKHQRIHTGEKPYKCDVCGKAFSQSSDLILHQRIHTGEKPYPCNQCNKSFSQNSDLIKHRRIHTGEKPYKCNECGKAFNQSSVLILHQRIHTGEKPYPCNQCSKTFSRLSDLINHQRIHTGEKPYPCNQCSKMFSRRSDLIKHYRIHTGEKPYECDECGKTFSQSSNLILHQRIHTGEKPYPCSDCTKSFSRRSDLVKHQRIHTGEKPYTCDQCNKSFSQSSDLTKHQRVHSGEKPYHCDCCEKAFSQSSDLILHQRIHTGEKPYPCTQCSKSFSQNSDLIKHQRIHTGEKPYKCNECGKAFSQCSALVLHQRIHTGEKPYPCDQCGKGFSRSSDVINHQRIHTNENPYKCDVCRKAFSTCTDLTEHQRIHTRKKPHRCVQCSRSFSRLSDLNHHEKIHSGENTLNVGKPLVYTPTLFSTRDALPEKNLRNAIDYDKGFNQCSALMLH